GCGGTCGCCGGCTGCGCGCGCTGGGTCAGGCTGCGGACCGCCGGACGTACGCCGAACAGCAGGAACAGCAGCGCGACCAGGCCGAGCACGGTGTAGCGAACCAGCGATTGCAGGGCGCTGCTTTCCCACCAGCGCGAGGTGGATTCCTCCACCGGCGTGGCGGCGAACGGGAATACGCTGACGGTGATCAGGTCGCCGCGCTGCGAGTTGAAGCCCACCGCACTCTTGACCATCGCTTCGAGATCGGCGCGGGCCTTGTCGGTCCAGCCGCCTTCCGGAGCGGTGGCTGCGTTGATCACCACGGCCACGCTCTGCTGGCGCAGGGCGAAGGCGGGGTACTTGATGTGGGTAACGGTCTGATCGAAATCGTTCTGCCGGGTGGTCTCGTTGCGGGTCGAGGTGGCAGCCTTGTTGTCGGTGTTGGCGACCTTGCCGTTGCCCGGTTGCGCAGGGTTCTGCTGGTTCGCCTGGCCCTGCTGTTGCGGCGGCGGTTCCGGCGGGCGGTTGCTCAGCGAGCCGGGCACGCCGAGGGCGAGCTGGTCGAGGGTGGTTTCGTTGCGCAGCGACTCGCTGCGCAGGCGCGGCGATTCACCGTAGCCTTGGAAGGTTTCTTCCTTCTGGCTGAAGTCGATGTCGGCGGCGACGCTGATGCGGTAGTTGCCCAGGCCCAGCACCGGCGCCAGCACTTCTTCGACGTTGGACACCGCCTTGCGCTGGTACTCGTCCACCGCCTGCCAGTTCTGCGTCGGGCCGCCAGCACCGGTGATGCCGCGGGACAGCAGCACGCCGTTCTGGTCGACCACGCTGACGTCCTCGGGCTTCAACTGCGGCACGCTGCCGGCTACCAGGTTGACGATGGCGCCGACCTGTTCGGGGCCAAGACGCTGGCCGGGCGCCAGTTGCAGCAGCACCGATGCCTTGGCCGGGTCCCGCCGGCCCACCACGAATGAGTTGCTGTCTTCGCGGGCGACGTGCACGCGGGCCTGCTCGATGCCCTTCAGGCCCATGATGGTGCGTGCCAGCTCGCCTTCGAGGCTGCGCTTGAGGCGTACGTCCTGGAGGAAGTGGCTGGTGCCCAGCGGCTCTTCCTTGTCGAACAGTTCGTAGCCGGCCGGTAGCGAGACTTTCACGCCCTTGGCCGCCAGCAGCATGCGTGCCCGCGCCAGGTCTTCCTCGCGCACCAGCACCTGGCCGCTCTGCGGGTGCAGGCGGTAGTCGAAGGCTTCGGCGTCCAGCACCTGCATCACGTCGGCAGCCGGGTAGGCTTCACCGGCGCCGTACAGTGGGCGGTAGGCACCCTGGTCGCGCCACAGGTAGAAGACCACCGCCGCCGCCAGCAGGGCAGCGCCCAGGGCGATGGCCAGCAGACCCATGCGCGGGTCGAGCTTGAGCTTGTCGAGCGGCAGGCGCTCTTTGAGATTCTGCAGCACTGCTATTCCTTAGAGCGGCATGCGGATGATTTCGTCGAAGGCGCCGGTGAGCTTGTTGCGCACCTGCAGCAGCGCGGAAAACGACACGCTGGCCTTCTGGCTCTGGATCATCGCGCCGACCAGGTCGTCGCTCTTGCCGCTGTCCACTGCGGCCATCGCCGAGCTGGATTTGTGCTGCTCGGCATCCACCGAACGCAGCGCCTGCTCGAAGCTGCCGGCGATGCCGGATACCGGCGCCCCGGACCCCAGTTGTGCGGCCGGCTGGATCGCCGAACCGCCGGCCAGCTCGGCGTACTGGTTCATCCGCTCCAGCATGTCCTGCTGGGCCCGCATGATCGAACTCATGGAAGGTTTCCCCTGAAAAGCGAAATCAGAACTGCACCTGCACGCCCTGCTCGCGCATCGCGTTGAGCCGGTAGCGCAGTGCGCGAGTGGTCATGCCGAGGCTTTCGGCGGCCTTGGTCTTGTGCCCGCCGAAGCGGCGAATGGTGTCGATGACGTGCTGGTACTCGGCAAGCTTGCCGCTGGCGCGCAGCGCGGCACGTCCGCCTTCGGTAGCCAGGGGCAGTACGGCGGCGACTGTGGCCGGCGGCACTTCGGGAGCGGCCAGGCCAAGGTCGCGCGGCTGGATGAACAGGCCGTTGCGCAGCACCAGGGCGCGTTGCAGGGTGTTTTCCAGCTCGCGCACGTTGCCCGGCCAGTCGTGTTGCAGCAGCGCGCGGCTGGCGGCTTCGGTGAGCAGGTCGTGTTCGGCGTCCTGCGGGGCGTACTGGCGGATGAAGCGGCGCGCCAGCGGCAGCACGTCTTCCTTGCGTTCGCGCAGCGGCGAGATATGCAGCGGCAGCACGTCGAGACGGAACATCAGGTCGGCGCGGAACCGGCCTTCGGCGACTTCAGCCTGCAGGTCGCGGTTGGTGGCGGCGATGATGCGCACGTTGAGTTCGATCTCGCGGCGCCCGCCGAGGCGCTCCACGCGCTGTTCCTGCAGCACGCGCAGGAGCTTGGCCTGCAGCGCCAGCGGCAGTTCGCCGATTTCGTCGAGCAGCAGGGTGCCGCCGTTGGCCAGTTCGAACTTGCCCGGCTGGGCGCTCACTGCGCCGGTGAAGGCGCCGCGTTCGTGGCCGAAGAGAATGGATTCGAGCATCGCCTCGGGGATCGCTGCGCAGTTCACTGCGACGAAGGGCGCCTGCGGGCTGGCGATGCCGTGGATGTAGCGGGCCAGCAGTTCCTTGCCGGTGCCGGTCTCGCCGGTGATCAGGATCGGTGCGCGGGTCTGCGCCACGCGCTGGGCCATCGCCAGCAGACGGCGGCCTGCCTGGGAGCGCGAGACGAACAGGTCCTGGGCGGCGCAGGCGGATTCCTGGCGGCGCAGCAATGCGGCCAGTTGGCCGGCGCCGAAGGGGGAAAGCAGGTAATCGACGCAACCGAGTTCGAGCAGGGTGGCTGCCTTGTCCTGTTCGTCGTAGCCGACGATGGGCACGACATCGCGTTCGCTGCCGTCGCGCAGCAGGACGCCAACCTGGGTATAGAGATCGGCTGCGTCGAAGGCGCTGGCGATCACGAACAGCAGCCCGGCGTCGCTGCGCGAGCGGAGCAGCTCGGTGAAGCCGGCGAAGCGCTCGACCCGGCAACCTTCGCCGAGCAGTGCTTGCAACAGGGGAGCGTGGGCGGGGTCGGAGGAGGGGCCGATGATCGCAATTTTTTTCTGCGCAGGCCGCTCTTCGAGCACCGTCTCACATAATTGGTCGATCGACTGGCTTAAACTGCTCACTGCAAAATTCCATTCGCTAGTGCGTTCGACGCCAGTCAGTCGTTCTATCGCTCAGACGCTTCGATCCTTCTTCCAGGAAAATATCGAAGTCTGCGGAACTCGTTTCTGCACTGTGCGTCTCACCGGGGGCATTGCGGCAACTTCGAACTTCCCTGAGTTGCAGCAACCTTTAACTAACCCGCCCACACTAACAAGTGCCAGCAATTCGCCATAGCCTCCGTTGATTAATTAAGATCAATAGCCAAAAAGTTCCGTCAAAAACAGCATTTGATATCTATTGATTTAATCAAAAGGCGACTCAACGCTATTATTTCGCCATGTCAGTAGCCCGTGACGCTTCGGTCAGCGGTGCACACGACCCCACAGAGCGTGCCGTGAACAGCACAGCGCCGGAATTCACGATCTCTTCGGCAGGGACTCTCCCATACGCCCGCAAGCAGATGACAGATCGAACCAGGAAGTACGACTCTG
The Pseudomonas triclosanedens DNA segment above includes these coding regions:
- the fliF gene encoding flagellar basal-body MS-ring/collar protein FliF → MLQNLKERLPLDKLKLDPRMGLLAIALGAALLAAAVVFYLWRDQGAYRPLYGAGEAYPAADVMQVLDAEAFDYRLHPQSGQVLVREEDLARARMLLAAKGVKVSLPAGYELFDKEEPLGTSHFLQDVRLKRSLEGELARTIMGLKGIEQARVHVAREDSNSFVVGRRDPAKASVLLQLAPGQRLGPEQVGAIVNLVAGSVPQLKPEDVSVVDQNGVLLSRGITGAGGPTQNWQAVDEYQRKAVSNVEEVLAPVLGLGNYRISVAADIDFSQKEETFQGYGESPRLRSESLRNETTLDQLALGVPGSLSNRPPEPPPQQQGQANQQNPAQPGNGKVANTDNKAATSTRNETTRQNDFDQTVTHIKYPAFALRQQSVAVVINAATAPEGGWTDKARADLEAMVKSAVGFNSQRGDLITVSVFPFAATPVEESTSRWWESSALQSLVRYTVLGLVALLFLLFGVRPAVRSLTQRAQPATAAALPHNANEYPLAVDAERRLALGSESVGGLNVLGELNPLSEIRLPAPGSGLEHQIEHLQMLAKNDPERVSEVIKHWIGRNDRHEPA
- a CDS encoding flagellar hook-basal body complex protein FliE, giving the protein MSSIMRAQQDMLERMNQYAELAGGSAIQPAAQLGSGAPVSGIAGSFEQALRSVDAEQHKSSSAMAAVDSGKSDDLVGAMIQSQKASVSFSALLQVRNKLTGAFDEIIRMPL
- a CDS encoding sigma-54 interaction domain-containing protein, coding for MSSLSQSIDQLCETVLEERPAQKKIAIIGPSSDPAHAPLLQALLGEGCRVERFAGFTELLRSRSDAGLLFVIASAFDAADLYTQVGVLLRDGSERDVVPIVGYDEQDKAATLLELGCVDYLLSPFGAGQLAALLRRQESACAAQDLFVSRSQAGRRLLAMAQRVAQTRAPILITGETGTGKELLARYIHGIASPQAPFVAVNCAAIPEAMLESILFGHERGAFTGAVSAQPGKFELANGGTLLLDEIGELPLALQAKLLRVLQEQRVERLGGRREIELNVRIIAATNRDLQAEVAEGRFRADLMFRLDVLPLHISPLRERKEDVLPLARRFIRQYAPQDAEHDLLTEAASRALLQHDWPGNVRELENTLQRALVLRNGLFIQPRDLGLAAPEVPPATVAAVLPLATEGGRAALRASGKLAEYQHVIDTIRRFGGHKTKAAESLGMTTRALRYRLNAMREQGVQVQF